The following nucleotide sequence is from Acyrthosiphon pisum isolate AL4f chromosome A2, pea_aphid_22Mar2018_4r6ur, whole genome shotgun sequence.
TTTTTAAAGTCCCATTTGAAAGCATTCATTCTTGTTCCGTTGCCGTTGATCAAACATTGGACTTTGGCATCGCTTCCGACCAGAGCGTATTGCACTGCGTAGTGATCTAAGTAATAGATGTTTAGTATAAACAAAGATACAAGTAAAGCTTTATTGCCCATTGgctctaaaaaattaaaatattatagttgtgaAAAGTACGAGGAAGGAATAAGGGTAAATTATGTGGTATTCCTGTATGCTAAATATAAGCTTTGTATGACTGAACAATAATTTGACAATGCTGATCACAATATTTAACCAgtgtaacataaattaataagtattaataaattatatattacattgtgtGATAATATACGATAGATCATAGATCACTAGGGGGGAACAATATCTTCTAATGTAAAGGTGTAACCATATGCGCAATTTGGGTTAAATTTATGGGGGTGTTACATTTATGTCGACTAAAGTGATCAGTGGAGGGCTTTGCCCCCTAAACCCCCCTTCATGCATACACCTTAATTGTATACACTTTCACATTAgtcttaatataaacatttatctataacataatacattatgattaatattattgttctgataatattattattaaaatgataaggTCTTAGAAATAATTGTATCCAAAATTCCAAATAcctatggcataatattatagtcaataaaaattcGACGATGCTATCAAAGATTTGGGGGCGCTAATATGAGTTATATTATAGCCTATGGGTGTAACTACTAACTACACCACTCTCCCTCTCTGACACACGCACACAGATTCCATCTGTGCTTACTGCTTACCGTCCGAGGACTTCTCCAGTTGGTAGCttacaattttgtcaaaatctatTTCCCTCCCCACGGGGGCGGCTACCACAGCCTTTTCGTCGCCGACACCACCTCGGCCACGGCCACCGCGTTTGCCACCGTTTCGCTCAACCATCACATCAGCTGAGTCGAGCGCGGGAACGGTCGTGGCCGTACTCGTCCCGTCCCCGCCAGCCACAGTACCGGGAAAAATGACAAACGCAGCCGGGACAGGCTTGAACGACCGACACCGTAAAGCGGCTGTctcgtcttcgtcgtcgtcacCAGCCACCACCGCCTCATCCAAACTTTGGCAGATCAGATCCAAAAAGTCGGTCATGTAACACACGCAAGCCCGCCCGGGGTTGGTTGACACGCACTCGTTTTCGGTGCCGAACAGGATTCGTGCGGCGGCGGTGGATTTCGTGGTCTTCGGACCGCCGTCGTCGATGTAGTCGTCGCTAGTGACGTTTTTCGCGTTTACCGCACCGTCACGGCCGACGGTGACGTCTTTCGGGCGGTACGTGAAGCGACGGCGCGCGGCGTGATTTTTGTCGATGGCATTCGGACGGTGCTGTTTGAAAAAGCCGGCAGACAGCCGGGACCGCGACGTGGTAGCTTTCGGCACATCGCCAAGTGTGTGTCTGACGGCCGGTCGACCGATGGACGAGACCGTCATTATATTGTCAATTTGTTTTTGGAGGTACCTTAAATCCGATCGGTCATTGTCTGCGCTGCCGAAGCCGTAGTCGTACGGCTCATCATGTCCGGCGACTGCCGCCGCTGACGACACTGTTTCCCGGTAAACCCACCACTGACCCGTCGTCACGATTAATATCGATAGGTTCAACCAAAACATTTTAGGTAAACGGATGCTGTGGttgaaaaacataaacaaaaacatatatttcGTTGTATCCATAATAACCAaaatagttgttatttattaataatgtagttGTAATTTACCACCGCACCGGCATCTTACACCACAGTTACacccacgaattaagatataccttcaatatcttaattcgtggttaCACTTAATCtaggtacttaaaagttaaagctAGTGTCGTCAGCCCTCCAAAAGTCCGCCAAGCCCActacttttttagttttataggatcgaattgatgttaataatgttagcccccctaaaattttaatggatttccgcctatgagtatatataatatgtgtgttgaTACAACTCAGTATTATCTATTGGTATTTGTTTTCAGTAACTATATATGAAGAATACTTTTAGTTTGAACCaatgacaaattaattaatttgcattaataaatgcatttatttaaaaaaaaataaaaaatctttttagtttgtaattcaaaatgttctGCAGTCACCAACTTGAAAcccaaaacaatttaaaattaaatattatttctttagttCATAAAATACATCTATCCTATATGGCAGACCATGGGCCATGGACCAGTcccatttatattaaattttatatatttttaaacatttttcaaacaccAAGACAGGATCTTCCACACATAACGTTTCcacttaaaaaagttttttgtatGCATTGATTTATTGATCattgaaataaaaagtaatacaacACTTAAATAGTTGTGTCACCCACTCAATGAAGAAGCATACTCAACCCGTACTATGCAACAATTCAACTTCtccagtttaaataaaatattatgtacctactgttaacatttttgataaaattgagcgggctatattaaaaaaagtgttaGAAACCACTCAGTCTAATATATATAGCCAAATGTTAAGgacatactattttttaatgtaaaataagaaataaaaatatattgaattgtaaaaatgttttaatgatttttcacTAAaagcaaaactaaaaaaataaaaagaggaaattaacattttacaaacattatacAAGCATAATAgccataatgaataataaaataaacacaaatgtaatatcattgtacttatttttagtaaatataatactcAAAGACAAATGCATATAAGTAATAACCGTAGTggttataattcaaatttgcattttaaaatacacttgGAACATTACACCtactagaaaattaaaaaaaagtaaagtatAATGGAAATACTTATAGATAAATCAATATGATTCACGTTATACTAAAAATGAgagttgtaacaaaaataagcatgaaaataaagttaaaaatgaaaattcttattttataaaaaaaaaatattaataatgtgacaTTAAGTTATAAACATTAAAGAAATTACATACTCAGAAAAGTAattgtattgtgttatattaaaacacaaaaatagattaagtttcaaaagtctgagtcaatataaattatttttacttaagtgGCCAAAACgtagtttaaaaatttttaaaatatattgtcatatggttaaaaaattatttttaaaagtactaactcttttaaatcaaaactcaactaaaaccaatattttttaaaataacaaatttaacagATATCATGGAAACTACGTTTTTACCAgttaactaaacaaataaacataacTAATATGTATTCAAGAGAAGAGTATGTTTAACTAAGCCTAGTTATAGgattactattataatgattttgcTGAATAGAAAATCCATTCACAGGTCCTTGTTGTGTTGGTTCTGCTTGCTGACCTGTTTGTATATTAAGATTTACCAAGGAACTGATGGCATTCAATGCAGCCTAAAAAACATGAAGCAAAATCATCAATTAATATTGGAGTAATTTTTTTGTCGTAATAGATTtatggatattaaaatattaatattactattatttatgagtaatgattaatagtaatattagtgATAAATTagcatttaatttcttaataaaacaatttgttatatttattaataaaaccagGATATACTTACAGCGTTACGAGAATTTTCTAAAGTAGAACCAGATCCTTTGCAGATCTGTGGGGGCATTGTCGAAAGAGATACTAATGTCAGGTAATCGTTATGGTTCCCCTAAAatgatataagtattaaaagattaaaaaaaaaaatttgaagttaTATAAGAAAATAGGTTCAATATCACACATGTCACAATCAGGGATAATATATTACTGCAGTAGCCAATAGCGCTAATGTACACTTTATTAGATAGcttataagttaaataagtctatactattttaataaaataatattcgtaaaaGTACTAGATAATGGCATAATAcaggttaaaatattaattgttcaaatgttgatattttaagattaaaaataaatgtacttatttaacagtttaaatggttaaaaacctaattattttttatagttacaacaattaattattaattttataaatgcaaCCTATTATGCATGGTAacaatcatatatttttgtcagtatgtctttaattgtattttctatGCTGTCATAAGACTTAGATTATCAAAGCTATTGTagattaataaaagtatttcttaaatattttttctaattgacctatatacattttaaataattatacaaattattttatgttcaatattggatgtttattattaacatttattattttagattcggaacaaaataaggaatgcattggttttacaatgataatttttttacgttttaattatCATCTTTCCCTGGGATCATTTTTTGGGGTAGAATGCATGATAAAAAGTACTAAAATAGCACGtttataaatctaaattaagttCAGATCATAGACGTGTTATAAATGTTGACAGATTAAATTTAGAAACTAtgtaattatactaaattgatgtttacaaatatacaataggtaGAAAActcatatttattgtattctCATTCTTATCAGCCAATTGTATAGaatgaatttattatgaaatattataatcaatggctACCTACATTCATGAGAAAAATAtagacatacattttaattaaatactaaccTTTGGGAACTCGGAATACTGCACTTTAAAACCTAACATTTGTGAAAAGTAATCCAACTGTTTAGTTGGCTGAAAATTAATAACTGAGAAATCATTGGCCATGTTACTAGCGACTGACACCAAAGGAACTCCATCATTTCCTTGACTAGGTTTATTGGTTATTGATGTTTCAGGTGATACAAGTAAAACACCAGGAGCAATTTGCCGTCCATTTTTTCTCGGACTGTCAATATTTGCTTTATTTTCATGACTTGCCTAAAATGAgccaatttaaaattagtaattatttattatctattttattaatcataagtCATCATAGCATTAGAATTTACCAAaggtaaatcattatttttaatagaacgtCTTTTAAGTTCACTTTCGTAACCCATTTCCACTAATAGATTTTCAGCTGCATTACGTTTAGCATCTTTCTTATTAGGTCCTTTGCCCAATGCAGAATTTTGTCCAACTGAAACCTAAAATCAATACAACATAGATAATTATGAACTAAAAGTTTTTACTAAGAAAGTAcgtacttcaaaaataaattcttttttgCGATTTGTGTGTATGATATCTTCCTTAAGAACATATAATggttctttttctttttttgttgcctgtattttataaagtttagcAACTGGATCAGTATCCTCCGTTTTATAACTAACATCCACAGGTTCTATGTTTTCCGAGTTTGGTTTTGTTTCTTTGATtagattcttattttttttcctggGCATCTTATAACGATTTTTTGTTGGTAATGGTAGTGTTGGAGAACTATTATCATCTTCTAAAAGAGATTCATTTGCTTCTTTCAAAGTTTGAAGCATTTTTTCTGCAGCTCGTCGTTTTGAAATCTATGatacattataactataatttctctaaatatgcatgcataataaattatagtatttagcagtaatctatctatataataaatctatataaataaaaatgaatgtcgcTTTTTCCCGCACTCTTAATCTTGAAAACTACCCGTCCGATTcacttgaaattcaacatacATATTCAGCCAGAGAATATTAGAGAACTTACgattaagaataaataaaaaacaatgaaatataataatgtttataattgatcaattttaagtaaaagtttaatactattaataatttaacgcaAATtacttctataaaaaaatatacatcatattattgtttttattataacggTTCACGGTTTATTAATTCATAGTTCTGCCATTTTAACAATGTATGTTAAGATTTTTTGGATCATCCCCTCTTGAACATGCCACATATAACTATGGTCGAAAACGGTGTAAAACAGAAGTCCTgtggtttttaatattagttcttgagatttatttattgtaaatgtgAATGCaagtttaacaataaaaaaaacacagataatcGAATGACAGCTTGGGCAAAGATCGTGTAACCccagctagtattatattaaatttatatttacatattataatatttatattgatttctttaataatatttatatttaagaagaaatttgtaagaatatattgttgatttaggtaaataaaataatttcaagaacaaaaatattactttttttccaTTCCCTTCACCAGTGGCATTGTAAGTTCCGACTGTACATTTAGTAATATAAGTTTTCATGTGTGGTAGTCCATCTTCttttaaaacttcaaatttGATAGGTAACTTCATTTTGAGAGCTACTTCATAAACTTGTGAAATCACTGATTTTGAATCACCcgctattaaaataatgataaaaatgtttaataaacataaaagtataaattactttttaaatatacattttaaaacttctttgatgttttcatttttttctttcatttttaatttgtgttaagGCTTTTAATGCAGCATCATGTCTTGCTGCTTGATTTGTATTACCATGACCAATAAACTCATGTTTACCAATTTGAAGCTTAACCTTATAAATGCCTACAGGTTTGACTTCAGgcttaatatagttatttggcggaggaacctataataatattatgaaaataaaaaataatatatttgtttatgataaagataattataattttaataacaaaaataacctGCGAAACATTGAAACGTGTGTTATAAAAATTTGGTACATATGGCATACATCGTGGTCCGCCTCTAGTACTGTAAGAAATCAGaagcatttaaaatgatttttatgtgcatttaccaaatttaaaaatattgtgtctaATCAAAATCCAtctttacactatattattgaaGTTGTTATAAGGTCCCGTTGTTCTTGTGTGAGTATACATTTCAGgtctgaaattattaaactGGTTGGGTGGTTGTGGTGTTGGTAAATATTGAGGTGTTTCAACCACTGTATAAACTGTTTGCTCTCCACGTTTCATTGCCAATGCATTTAGCTCTACAGTTGGAgtgatattatctataaataaaaaaatgaacatttaaatgttaagttattttataaacactatTTCTAACAgtgtaatttgtattactatAATGACCAGAAgcttttaatttcattttagtTTGTGGTTGGTTGTAACTAGTTTTTGATAAAGCAAGTGCAGCCGCAGCATGTTGAGCTTTTTTAATACTCATTGCATCTGCATTGTATTCTTCATTACCTAACTGCAAAGTaacggtaaatttttttttgtgtggtgGTCCTTGTTCATTAGTTAGCTTGTATTGATGCTTGATCTGTTTagaattcatataaatattaaattattaatttatactaagaCTCAAAAAATGTAGACGCTTTTAAATAAAGAACTGATACCTTATTAAATCTTGCTAACTCATTTACAAGACACATAGGGGTTTTGTCTTTATCAATAGATGTACTATTTTCAGCTGAATAATCATTTTGTAACAATGAATTCAATTGTGAATATGCATTTCTATCTGAATTTAGTACTATTGCACCAGCCATCAGATAGCctgtaaaagtataatatggttataaaacatacattatttagatagtaaaaatattacacaaatatggATGCATAAAATAGCATTTAAGAATTCATTATTacgtatttacttatttatactattaaaaagatattataaaatcaaaagtttaaataaaataatttcaataaacataAGTAGTTAATAGTAGGTTTGTCTACTTATCTATAATttcctaaatacaatttaaacatagaCTAGGTACTtatcatagaaaaataaatacctttttttatattacccccccttaatttgtatttctttattattttcaattttgtctaCATATTTACTAAAAGTAAGGTTCATCATtagtaattatcataaataattatttttaataaaataattctattcaatttattttttaattgttttcttttttacatattacactattcatattttataatcccaatatcttatttttactattttttagtgatataaatgtttgataattgtatatataaaataagtttttatttgttcGCCAATactatttgataattaattggatattagtttattagtaatctacctataatattaaacaatgaatCTAGATATTAGCTGAATCATTAAAATCAAGCAATAaagcaataaaatacaaatgtatcaacaataaataattaattgttagtGATGTTAAatgactaatataatttaagcagAAATGCTACAGATGTATACACAATGTTACTGGTATTTTATGTATCCATCTCCTCCAATcgcaatataaaaaacatttttctctaTATTTCCATGACAGTGCATTTTGCATTTTGCTTACATTAgattaaaataactaacaatgaaatttaaaaggtagaacttatatatttatttttatgactcCATGTTAGGTACTAtgatctaatataaattattttttttttttttaaatattttcatatgattACAATCATAGAAGGgcaatttttagtatttaatgtcTTATAGCTTtgagtttgataattatttatgatgttTCTCTATTCTTTAGGTATGATGAAAAGTATAGAATAAAGTCTGTAAGGAGaaaacaatatgtcaatacaGTAAATATTGGTATAGCATCCTCATAAATACAACATCtgttgatttaattaaatgttaactcaaaatcattatttatcttaacttattttttatacaaccaTCCATTTCTGAATTATActggaaaaatatattgaatgtaCAAGAcaaggtacaaaaataaaatcataatacatagaTGTACCTCTGCTATTCACTCAATCTGGGTTGAgcagaattacattttttatctagaataaaaccgtattaaaaaccattcattctgactaaattaataatttcaatctgTTCGGACCATTCACATATCTAGATCTACAATTCCAATATACAAATCAGGTCATAATTTCAAAATCTAACTCTGGCAGTAATACAAAATGCATAGCACTATATTCACAAATTCGCTACACTAgaccggtttaaaattatcccacattgAACTATGCAAACGATATGGGCCAAATATCtcagtgcattatttttcacaccagtttagtctagcgaatttgtCATTTGTGTTGCACTAATACACAATAGCATTGATTagattaaagtaaaatattattcaaaattacaataaagaGGTTATCAAgttaatctttaaaataaaatggacaAATTTCGCATTATATTTGTCAAAGattaatatcaaaatcaaataatgaaccacaaaataataaaataaaataaattatttgactgATTGTTGAATTATGAAacctataaaattgaatattattaggtaagtcATAAATTCAAGATTGTCAATATTTtaccatagtacctatatggtttttgtaagattttagaaaattattgttaCCAAGTCAAAAGATAGGTATATTAGGACATACAGAATTTTATGAATACTGAATATTTACTACATACCTACAGATACAAAAATCCATAGTAATCGATTTAAAGGGATCAAtgggaaaattaaaattaatcaatactaatataatttattattcttccAATCTTTTCAGATAGTGAAtgtgaaaacattaaaattataaaggaATAGTGTATTAGTATCTATTTGGTTAACAACAAGCTAATGTCAAAATACCAACAATTTCACAATATGGTTGACGGaaataacaacttataattaggtacatttacatttaacaatgaataaagaatttttttaatgataaataatataaaacagttgATAAATTAACAccgtgttaaaatattaaacgcaaattaaatttatattatttagattctagtttatactatacaatataatatgtagttacaTGTAACatgtttacattaattattgaatattataaattaaatttaattaattaggtatatcttCCCTAAATTACAACTGTTTAAAGTATAcagatgtaggtaggtaggtaggtattcaaattagttacacctataatatacctataattttacaaattttcaattattaaaaggtttttttaaaccttaaacctaatggtttttactttttatacatatttggcTACAATATTGTTACACCCTCCCTCATATGTTAGAATATATCAAGCATAAGCATTGTAGCACCCTTATCAGAtgggtataaaattaatacaaaactagtattaggtatatacctaatagtatttgAATGATGTGAATGGTaaagtttacaaaatatatgctCGATAAACTGACCAGATCATTAAAAGCAAAATAGGTGAATAGGTACTTAACCAATGTTcagatacattttgtaaaacttGCGCACAACATTTAagatataaatcaatataagaacatttaacataaaaacaGATGAAATTTCCCGCAGTACTTACATTTAAAACCACAAAATACAAggacatttttttgatattgaacCATTCACTGTTCCTAATTATTCaatgattttttaacaaaaatataaatagatttttggTTTACATggggtaaaattaaaaat
It contains:
- the LOC115034267 gene encoding uncharacterized protein LOC115034267, which produces MDTTKYMFLFMFFNHSIRLPKMFWLNLSILIVTTGQWWVYRETVSSAAAVAGHDEPYDYGFGSADNDRSDLRYLQKQIDNIMTVSSIGRPAVRHTLGDVPKATTSRSRLSAGFFKQHRPNAIDKNHAARRRFTYRPKDVTVGRDGAVNAKNVTSDDYIDDGGPKTTKSTAAARILFGTENECVSTNPGRACVCYMTDFLDLICQSLDEAVVAGDDDEDETAALRCRSFKPVPAAFVIFPGTVAGGDGTSTATTVPALDSADVMVERNGGKRGGRGRGGVGDEKAVVAAPVGREIDFDKIVSYQLEKSSDDHYAVQYALVGSDAKVQCLINGNGTRMNAFKWDFKKSKNTTNSTVTGADTNILLILGLEPGDSNNYTCIPTMDAVGGTRNGTSYKHYVVGK
- the LOC103309634 gene encoding LOW QUALITY PROTEIN: double-stranded RNA-binding protein Staufen homolog 2 (The sequence of the model RefSeq protein was modified relative to this genomic sequence to represent the inferred CDS: substituted 1 base at 1 genomic stop codon), which gives rise to MKRLVVIIHVLLAASSNGLVYKDLIDLEELTDIFDLSDCVKGYLMAGAIVLNSDRNAYSQLNSLLQNDYSAENSTSIDKDKTPMCLVNELARFNKIKHQYKLTNEQGPPHKKKFTVTLQLGNEEYNADAMSIKKAQHAAAALALSKTSYNQPQTKMKLKASGHYNNITPTVELNALAMKRGEQTVYTVVETPQYLPTPQPPNQFNNFRPEMYTHTRTTGPYNNFNNIVTRGGPRCMPYVPNFYNTRFNVSQVPPPNNYIKPEVKPVGIYKVKLQIGKHEFIGHGNTNQAARHDAALKALTQIKNERKKXKHQRTGDSKSVISQVYEVALKMKLPIKFEVLKEDGLPHMKTYITKCTVGTYNATGEGNGKKISKRRAAEKMLQTLKEANESLLEDDNSSPTLPLPTKNRYKMPRKKNKNLIKETKPNSENIEPVDVSYKTEDTDPVAKLYKIQATKKEKEPLYVLKEDIIHTNRKKEFIFEVSVGQNSALGKGPNKKDAKRNAAENLLVEMGYESELKRRSIKNNDLPLASHENKANIDSPRKNGRQIAPGVLLVSPETSITNKPSQGNDGVPLVSVASNMANDFSVINFQPTKQLDYFSQMLGFKVQYSEFPKGNHNDYLTLVSLSTMPPQICKGSGSTLENSRNAAALNAISSLVNLNIQTGQQAEPTQQGPVNGFSIQQNHYNSNPITRLS